One genomic window of Elaeis guineensis isolate ETL-2024a chromosome 2, EG11, whole genome shotgun sequence includes the following:
- the LOC105033053 gene encoding putative pentatricopeptide repeat-containing protein At3g01580 has translation MRSRESLSRIFEACRDAHSVAQLHSLLFRTGLFAAPDCFFATRLTASYARITHLESARKLFDEIPHPNTFLWNAILRAHSRARQWPETLRLFHRMCRSSPSHHRPDAFTLPIALKACAAFSALGTGKAVHGLVVRTHRVRSDMFVGAALVEMYAKFGDMGDALRVFEGFPEPDVVLRTSIVSGYQQNGEADMAVSFFSRMFLGKSVTPDPVTLVSVVSALGQLGDLHSGKSCHGFVIRMGFESDLSLMNSILNLYAKLGVVKMAKRLFDVMPRRDVISWSCMVACYAQNGNPTEALNAYRRMNDVGLEPNSVTLVSALQACALALDLEEGKRVHELVIQKGLESELAVSTSLVDLYMKCSSYREAMDIFNRMPKKDAVSWAAIIGGYAQNGLPNESLRVFKGMLLDGSIPDAVIMVKVLKVCSQLGIQHQAVCLHGYLVTNGFENKVFVGAALVDLYSKCGNLDSAVRVFESMEEKDVVLWTSMIAGYGIHGLGSRAIATFERMIKSSVKPNNVTFVSILSACSHAGLVEQGRRIFDSMNHVYGVVPVSEHYGVMVDLLGRGGQLHEAMMLIERMPKPVDPDAWCALLAGCRIHQNIEMGELVAKNFLELQPYHAGYHNLLSNMYAFDAKWDNVTEVRTVMEETGLTKLPGYSAVEVGNEVHTFLAGERLQGWERIYELLRELAVKMRVEGCVPFEEGLVDCQLEEECLVEACP, from the coding sequence ATGAGAAGCAGGGAGTCGCTCTCTAGGATATTCGAAGCGTGCAGAGACGCCCACTCCGTAGCTCAGCTCCACTCCCTCCTCTTCCGGACCGGCCTCTTCGCGGCTCCCGACTGCTTCTTTGCCACCCGCCTCACCGCTTCATATGCCCGCATCACTCATCTCGAGTCCGCCCGCAAGCTATTCGACGAAATACCCCATCCAAACACCTTCCTCTGGAACGCGATCCTCCGCGCCCACTCCCGTGCCCGCCAATGGCCCGAAACCCTCCGCCTCTTTCACCGTATGTGCCGCTCCTCCCCGTCACATCACCGCCCCGATGCCTTCACTCTGCCCATCGCCCTCAAGGCCTGTGCTGCATTCTCCGCGCTTGGCACCGGCAAAGCCGTCCATGGTCTTGTTGTCAGGACCCACCGTGTCAGATCCGATATGTTCGTGGGCGCGGCTCTCGTCGAGATGTATGCAAAATTCGGAGACATGGGAGATGCTCTCCGAGTGTTTGAGGGATTTCCTGAGCCAGATGTTGTGCTTCGGACTTCCATTGTTTCTGGGTACCAGCAGAATGGTGAGGCTGATATGGCAGTGTCGTTCTTCTCTCGAATGTTTTTGGGGAAATCTGTGACTCCTGATCCAGTGACCCTTGTCAGTGTGGTATCTGCTCTTGGGCAGCTTGGGGATCTTCATTCTGGAAAATCCTGCCACGGTTTTGTGATCAGAATGGGTTTTGAGTCCGACTTGTCTCTGATGAATTCTATTTTGAATCTATATGCGAAGCTGGGTGTGGTCAAAATGGCAAAAAGATTGTTTGACGTGATGCCTCGAAGAGATGTTATATCTTGGAGTTGTATGGTAGCTTGTTATGCTCAAAATGGGAATCCTACTGAAGCTTTAAATGCTTATAGGAGGATGAATGATGTGGGATTAGAGCCCAATTCGGTTACTTTGGTTAGTGCTCTTCAGGCTTGCGCACTTGCTTTAGATCTGGAAGAAGGCAAAAGGGTACATGAACTTGTGATTCAGAAAGGATTGGAATCAGAGTTGGCTGTTTCCACTTCTCTGGTTGATCTGTACATGAAGTGTTCAAGTTACAGAGAAGCAATGGATATCTTCAATCGAATGCCAAAGAAGGATGCAGTCTCCTGGGCTGCCATCATAGGTGGTTATGCGCAAAATGGTTTGCCCAATGAGTCCTTGAGAGTGTTTAAAGGTATGCTTTTGGATGGATCGATTCCTGATGCAGTTATAATGGTGAAGGTTCTGAAAGTATGTTCTCAGTTGGGAATTCAGCACCAAGCTGTCTGCCTCCATGGTTACTTGGTCACGAATGGTTTTGAGAACAAGGTGTTTGTGGGTGCTGCTCTTGTAGACTTGTACTCCAAGTGTGGCAACCTGGATAGTGCTGTCAGGGTATTTGAAAGCATGGAGGAGAAAGACGTGGTGCTGTGGACTTCAATGATTGCAGGTTATGGAATTCATGGCCTTGGCAGCAGAGCAATTGCTACATTTGAGCGCATGATTAAATCATCAGTTAAACCTAACAATGTCACGTTTGTATCTATCTTGTCTGCATGCAGCCATGCTGGATTGGTTGAGCAGGGAAGAAGGATTTTTGATAGCATGAACCATGTTTATGGGGTGGTGCCTGTTTCGGAGCATTATGGTGTCATGGTTGATCTTCTTGGGCGTGGTGGACAATTGCATGAGGCCATGATGCTCATAGAGCGTATGCCAAAACCTGTTGACCCTGATGCTTGGTGTGCTTTGCTAGCTGGCTGTAGAATACACCAGAACATTGAGATGGGTGAGTTAGTTGCAAAAAATTTTCTGGAACTGCAACCTTACCATGCTGGTTACCATAATCTTCTGTCTAACATGTATGCTTTTGATGCTAAGTGGGATAATGTGACAGAGGTTAGAACAGTGATGGAGgagacagggttaacaaaatTACCTGGGTATAGTGCAGTCGAGGTTGGTAATGAGGTTCACACTTTCTTGGCAGGTGAGAGATTGCAAGGATGGGAGAGGATTTATGAGTTGTTGAGGGAATTAGCAGTGAAGATGAGGGTGGAAGGTTGTGTTCCTTTTGAGGAAGGTTTGGTTGACTGCCAATTAGAGGAGGAATGTTTGGTTGAGGCCTGTCCATAA